One genomic segment of Bacteroidota bacterium includes these proteins:
- a CDS encoding GyrI-like domain-containing protein — MLMNILPEIKLLELKTLIGMHQSMSLVANATQQLWSKFKPRVGEVQSRRNEDFISLQIYPPDYFIEFNPLRAFEKWALVETEAATIAPEGMDIINLPGGLYAVFNYKGNSNDTRIFQYIYTQWLPASNYVLDSRPHFEVLGPAYIHNDTNAEEEIYIPIKNK; from the coding sequence ATGCTCATGAACATCCTTCCTGAAATAAAATTATTGGAATTAAAAACATTGATTGGCATGCATCAATCGATGAGCTTAGTTGCAAATGCTACCCAGCAATTGTGGAGCAAGTTTAAACCTAGAGTAGGAGAGGTGCAGAGCCGAAGGAATGAAGACTTTATTTCGTTGCAAATTTATCCTCCTGATTATTTTATAGAATTCAATCCATTGCGAGCGTTTGAAAAATGGGCATTGGTTGAAACAGAAGCTGCAACAATTGCACCCGAAGGAATGGATATTATCAATTTGCCGGGCGGGCTGTATGCAGTGTTTAATTATAAAGGAAATAGCAACGACACGCGAATTTTTCAATACATATACACCCAATGGTTGCCGGCATCAAATTATGTGCTCGATAGCCGCCCACATTTTGAAGTGTTGGGGCCAGCATATATACACAATGATACTAATGCTGAAGAGGAAATTTATATTCCCATTAAGAATAAGTAA